The following are from one region of the Coffea eugenioides isolate CCC68of chromosome 2, Ceug_1.0, whole genome shotgun sequence genome:
- the LOC113762060 gene encoding probable ribosome-binding factor A, chloroplastic, whose product MQHLLIQKPPTITTCSTTTASSGRFTPSILSPMSTTKLPRPQQITPVSCRRCRIKCMANPRRLKMVANQIRREISDMLITDKVLQCAVLPEAALGADRYLSSLTTVSDVEVSADLQVVKVYVSVFGDERGKEVALTGLKSKAKYVRSELGRRMKLRLTPEIRFIEDESLEQGSRVIAILDRIKKENEEKEANGQGDDKCESSNQTEEDEEWEGDDDEGIIYVK is encoded by the exons ATGCAGCATCTGCTGATTCAGAAACCTCCAACAATCACAACATGTTCAACAACAACCGCTTCAAGCGGAAGATTCACGCCGTCGATTTTGTCGCCGATGTCCACCACGAAACTACCACGGCCGCAGCAGATAACACCTGTGAGCTGTCGGAGATGTAGGATAAAGTGTATGGCAAACCCGAGGAGATTGAAAATGGTGGCAAACCAGATAAGGAGAGAGATTTCAGACATGCTAATCACTGACAAGGTTTTGCAGTGTGCCGTCCTACCGGAAGCTGCTCTCGGCGCCGATCGTTATCTATCGTCGCTCACTACTGTCAGCGACGTCGAAGTCTCCGCCGACTTGCAG gttgtaaaagTTTATGTATCTGTATTTGGTGATGAAAGAGGAAAGGAAGTAGCACTTACAGGGCTGAAGTCCAAAGCAAAATATGTTCGGAGCGAGCTAGGGAGGCGCATGAAATTAAGGCTGACTCCTGAGATTCGCTTTATTGAGGATGAGTCTCTAGAACAAGGGAGCAGG GTTATTGCTATATTGGACAGAATAAAGAAAGAGAATGAGGAAAAGGAGGCAAACGGTCAAGGGGATGATAAGTGCGAGTCATCTAATCAAACTGAAGAAGATGAGGAGTGGGAGGGTGATGATGACGAAGGAATTATTTATGTCAAGTAG
- the LOC113762832 gene encoding auxin-induced protein X15, giving the protein MSRSTGNCNKISHIVRILQMLRRWRKKAATSSDVPAGHVAIRVGSSFRRFVVRATYLNHPIFKKLLVQAEEEYGFVNQGPLTIPCNEFVFEQILEFVSRGGELGDSGHCICYEDFQRFNHLVQSRPLLGGFAG; this is encoded by the coding sequence ATGTCCCGTTCAACCGGAAACTGCAACAAAATCAGCCACATTGTCCGAATCCTCCAGATGCTCCGCCGGTGGCGTAAAAAGGCAGCGACGTCCTCGGACGTGCCTGCTGGACACGTGGCAATCCGCGTCGGAAGTAGTTTCAGAAGATTCGTGGTGAGGGCAACGTACCTGAACCACCCCATTTTTAAGAAGCTATTGGTGCAAGCCGAGGAAGAGTATGGCTTCGTCAACCAGGGTCCGCTTACTATACCTTGTAATGAGTTTGTTTTCGAACAAATTCTTGAATTCGTTTCGCGAGGCGGCGAGTTGGGCGACTCAGGCCACTGCATTTGTTATGAGGATTTTCAGCGATTTAATCATCTCGTCCAATCTCGACCCTTACTTGGCGGGTTTGCCGGTTAg